One stretch of Microbacterium terrae DNA includes these proteins:
- a CDS encoding ABC transporter ATP-binding protein, which translates to MRVRDLAITHDGESTPAPASVTFDLHPGEVVLLLGPSGSGKSTLTLALNGLIPHAVPAALHGAVEVTGVDTRATTVAALSTQVGMVFQDPDAQLVTGTLFDEVAFGVENLRMPVAEVLARAEVALRRVGLWERRGENPDRLSGGGRQRLAIACALAMGSPLLVLDEPTANLDPQGIEETYAALAEVVAAGDRAVLLVEHNLDAAVGFVDRVIVLDQDGMLAADGTVDAVLRDRADELHRMGVWLPVSALAALRLRAAGYALDPLPLSPGELHAALEAAEGPSTTSGTTNTPVAEATPVAEPVEAPPAANPPIISVRDLTLRRGRTEVLHGVSLDVAAGEFVAVVGANGAGKTSLIQAIAGVVPIPRGTIRIGGVDVARTDARTLSRQVGFVFQNPEHQFIAHTVFDEIAHGLRLQHLADDEVRERTEALLVRFGLENKADSHPFLLSGGQKRRLSVGTALVAGASILVLDEPTFGQDRARADELLTLLEELNADGTTIIVVTHDMQLVTEHAVRTVVLADGRVRTAGPTAEVFADAELIEGAGLRLPPLRRALGGLTRHPDLARIARLGDLPAALTVTPAAAAEAPATPASAPAFTLPGGRA; encoded by the coding sequence CTGCGCGTCCGCGACCTGGCGATCACCCATGACGGCGAGAGCACGCCGGCACCGGCATCCGTCACGTTCGATCTGCACCCCGGCGAGGTCGTTCTGCTGCTCGGCCCCAGCGGGTCGGGCAAGTCGACGCTGACGCTGGCGCTCAACGGACTCATCCCGCACGCCGTGCCCGCCGCACTGCACGGCGCGGTCGAGGTGACCGGCGTCGACACCCGGGCCACCACCGTCGCGGCGCTCAGCACGCAGGTCGGCATGGTGTTCCAGGACCCCGATGCGCAGCTGGTCACCGGCACCCTCTTCGACGAGGTCGCCTTCGGCGTCGAGAACCTCCGGATGCCGGTGGCCGAGGTGCTCGCCCGCGCCGAGGTCGCGCTGCGCCGGGTGGGGCTGTGGGAACGGCGCGGCGAGAACCCCGACCGGCTCTCGGGCGGCGGCCGCCAGCGTCTCGCCATCGCGTGCGCCCTGGCGATGGGGTCTCCGCTGCTCGTGCTCGACGAGCCCACCGCGAACCTCGACCCCCAGGGCATCGAGGAGACGTACGCGGCCCTCGCCGAGGTGGTGGCCGCAGGCGATCGCGCCGTGCTGCTCGTGGAGCACAACCTCGATGCCGCGGTCGGTTTCGTCGACCGCGTGATCGTGCTCGACCAGGACGGGATGCTGGCCGCCGACGGAACCGTCGACGCGGTGCTGCGCGACCGCGCCGACGAGCTGCACCGCATGGGCGTGTGGCTACCGGTGTCGGCTCTCGCCGCCCTGCGCCTGCGAGCGGCGGGCTACGCGCTCGACCCGCTGCCGCTGTCACCGGGCGAGCTGCATGCAGCGCTCGAGGCGGCCGAGGGCCCCTCGACGACCTCGGGGACCACGAACACCCCGGTCGCCGAGGCCACCCCGGTCGCCGAGCCCGTCGAGGCGCCGCCAGCCGCGAACCCCCCGATCATCTCGGTGCGTGACCTCACCCTGCGCCGCGGACGCACCGAGGTGCTCCACGGCGTCTCGCTCGACGTCGCCGCGGGCGAGTTCGTCGCCGTCGTCGGCGCGAACGGCGCCGGCAAGACGAGCCTCATCCAGGCGATCGCCGGAGTCGTGCCCATCCCGCGCGGAACGATCCGGATCGGCGGCGTGGATGTCGCACGCACCGATGCGCGCACGCTGTCGCGCCAGGTGGGCTTCGTCTTCCAGAACCCCGAGCACCAATTCATCGCCCACACCGTGTTCGACGAGATCGCGCACGGCCTGCGGCTGCAGCACCTCGCCGACGACGAGGTGCGCGAGCGCACCGAGGCATTGCTCGTGCGCTTCGGCCTCGAGAACAAGGCCGACTCCCACCCGTTCCTGCTGTCGGGCGGGCAGAAGCGCCGACTGTCCGTGGGCACGGCACTCGTGGCGGGGGCGTCGATCCTCGTGCTCGACGAGCCCACCTTCGGGCAGGACCGCGCCCGCGCCGACGAGCTGCTCACCCTCCTCGAAGAGCTCAACGCCGACGGCACGACGATTATCGTCGTCACCCACGACATGCAGCTCGTGACCGAGCACGCGGTCCGAACGGTCGTGCTCGCCGACGGCCGCGTCCGCACGGCCGGCCCCACTGCCGAGGTGTTCGCCGACGCGGAGCTCATCGAGGGAGCGGGCCTGCGCCTGCCGCCGCTGCGGCGTGCGCTCGGTGGGCTGACGCGGCATCCCGACCTGGCGCGCATCGCCCGTCTCGGCGACCTGCCCGCCGCGCTCACGGTCACACCTGCGGCCGCGGCAGAAGCCCCCGCCACCCCGGCATCCGCACCCGCGTTCACGCTCCCCGGAGGTCGCGCATGA
- a CDS encoding serine hydrolase domain-containing protein, with the protein MTRAQTVRDRIVDEVAASGFGAHGLHVLVGDDTAAHRWAPDVREDIHSAAKGICVIAAGIAADEGMLSFDEPIADAFPGVALGDGVDQITLRQLLSMSSGIDLPWSETMMTDWPDLAVEFLGRPSRGRVFQYSSASTYVAMRVLADRVGDVVDYLAPRLFDPLGISDVVWARCPNGYIEAGGGLALRTDELARIGRLIRDRGRWQGEQLVSAGWVDAMSSDWVVAGENPDYDRYALAGWGGPGSAWRLHGAYGQMLIFSGDAVVTVTAADHLGADALAASVVETLDS; encoded by the coding sequence ATGACCCGCGCGCAGACCGTCCGTGACCGCATCGTGGACGAGGTCGCGGCATCCGGATTCGGCGCACACGGGCTCCATGTGCTCGTCGGCGACGACACCGCGGCGCACCGCTGGGCGCCCGACGTGCGCGAAGACATCCACTCGGCGGCGAAGGGCATCTGCGTCATCGCGGCCGGCATCGCGGCAGACGAGGGGATGCTGTCGTTCGACGAGCCGATCGCAGACGCCTTCCCGGGTGTCGCCCTCGGCGACGGGGTCGACCAGATCACGCTCCGCCAGCTGCTGAGCATGTCGAGCGGAATCGACCTGCCGTGGTCGGAGACGATGATGACCGACTGGCCCGACCTCGCGGTCGAGTTCCTCGGGCGACCCTCCCGCGGGCGCGTGTTCCAGTACTCGAGCGCGAGCACCTACGTCGCGATGCGCGTGCTCGCAGATCGCGTCGGCGACGTGGTCGACTACCTCGCTCCCCGGCTGTTCGATCCGCTCGGCATCTCCGACGTCGTGTGGGCGCGCTGCCCGAACGGCTACATCGAGGCGGGCGGAGGCCTGGCACTGCGAACCGATGAGCTCGCCCGAATCGGCCGGCTCATCCGCGACCGCGGCCGGTGGCAGGGCGAGCAGCTGGTGTCGGCCGGATGGGTCGATGCGATGAGCTCCGACTGGGTGGTCGCCGGCGAGAACCCCGACTACGACCGCTACGCCCTCGCGGGGTGGGGTGGCCCGGGCTCGGCGTGGCGGCTGCACGGCGCCTACGGCCAGATGCTGATCTTCTCGGGCGACGCGGTGGTCACCGTCACCGCCGCCGATCATCTCGGTGCCGACGCGCTGGCGGCATCCGTCGTCGAGACCCTCGATTCCTGA
- a CDS encoding patatin-like phospholipase family protein: protein MTDDSTLGLTLGGGGAFGAAHVGVLQVLEERGIRPGIATGTSSGALVAAAYAAGFDAAQIDRAARGFRWSSIARLSFAPRWGLLDTHAVTDSLREITGGDPLIEDLPRSFGAVTTDVRTREALTIDSGPLSTALRATIAVPGLLPPVRVAGRLLADGGMVDNVPVAATRALGADRVIVVRLHAKWENVRMMRTVTRTADLVGDPSVVLIQPEMERMAQWTMSDVPRLIAEGRRAATVALDAAAAREQDAAGAASVALI from the coding sequence GTGACAGACGACAGCACCCTCGGTCTGACCCTCGGCGGCGGAGGCGCTTTCGGCGCCGCGCACGTCGGCGTGCTGCAGGTGCTCGAAGAGCGCGGCATCCGTCCGGGCATCGCCACCGGCACCAGTTCGGGCGCGCTCGTCGCCGCCGCATACGCCGCCGGGTTCGACGCCGCGCAGATCGACCGGGCGGCGCGAGGATTCCGGTGGAGCAGCATCGCGCGGCTGTCGTTCGCGCCCCGGTGGGGTCTGCTCGACACCCACGCCGTCACCGACTCGCTGCGCGAGATCACCGGCGGCGATCCGCTCATCGAAGACCTGCCACGCAGCTTCGGCGCGGTCACGACCGACGTGCGCACGCGTGAGGCGCTGACGATCGACAGCGGCCCGCTGAGCACGGCGCTGCGCGCGACGATCGCGGTTCCCGGCCTGCTGCCGCCGGTGCGGGTGGCCGGCCGACTGCTGGCCGACGGCGGCATGGTCGACAACGTGCCCGTCGCCGCGACCCGCGCTCTGGGCGCGGACCGCGTGATCGTCGTGCGCCTGCACGCCAAGTGGGAGAACGTGCGCATGATGCGCACCGTCACCCGCACGGCCGACCTGGTCGGCGATCCGTCGGTGGTGCTCATCCAGCCCGAGATGGAGCGCATGGCGCAGTGGACGATGTCGGACGTGCCGCGCCTCATCGCAGAAGGACGCCGCGCCGCGACGGTGGCGCTGGATGCGGCAGCCGCACGGGAGCAGGATGCCGCGGGCGCGGCATCCGTCGCCCTCATCTAG
- a CDS encoding energy-coupling factor transporter transmembrane component T, which yields MTAAPQQQQQQQQPPQTNLPLDPYADRATASPARFLYGLNPLAKLAAPIPAMALLVFVRDLQTPTAFLVLAAALLLVGVSFDRRLLILFAALPIGALVIGFSFALWTDPDKVDQSVVVWQIGSWILYGGALEVGFATGLRLAAIVALTFIAGLSTTGPDLVRASVQQLRVPYRIGYTALAAFRFVPRFAYELDVIRQAHRVRGAHGGRGPFAGVARWFGYIVPLLAGAIRHAERVALAMDSRAFGAFPDRTERHLVPFRTRDVVFTVLFWAASAAIFWFFFPWGLA from the coding sequence ATGACCGCCGCCCCGCAGCAGCAGCAGCAACAACAGCAACCCCCGCAGACGAACCTGCCGCTCGACCCGTACGCCGACCGCGCGACAGCGTCGCCGGCGCGGTTCCTCTACGGCCTCAACCCGCTCGCGAAGCTCGCCGCGCCGATCCCGGCCATGGCGCTGCTCGTGTTCGTGCGCGATCTGCAGACGCCCACCGCGTTCCTCGTGCTGGCAGCGGCGCTGCTCCTGGTCGGGGTGTCGTTCGACCGGCGCCTGCTGATCCTGTTCGCGGCGCTCCCGATCGGGGCACTGGTGATCGGGTTCAGCTTCGCCCTGTGGACCGACCCCGACAAGGTCGATCAGTCGGTCGTGGTCTGGCAGATCGGCAGCTGGATCCTCTACGGCGGCGCCCTCGAGGTGGGCTTCGCCACCGGCCTGCGCCTGGCCGCGATCGTCGCGCTCACCTTCATCGCCGGGCTGTCGACCACCGGGCCCGACCTCGTGCGGGCGAGCGTGCAGCAGCTGCGCGTTCCGTACCGCATCGGGTACACCGCGCTTGCCGCGTTCCGCTTCGTGCCGCGGTTCGCCTATGAGCTCGATGTGATCCGTCAGGCGCACCGGGTGCGCGGCGCCCATGGCGGGCGCGGTCCGTTCGCCGGGGTTGCGCGCTGGTTCGGATACATCGTGCCGCTGCTGGCGGGCGCCATCCGTCACGCCGAGCGGGTCGCCCTGGCGATGGATTCGCGCGCGTTCGGCGCATTCCCCGACCGCACGGAACGCCACCTCGTGCCGTTCCGCACCCGCGACGTCGTCTTCACCGTGCTGTTCTGGGCGGCGTCGGCGGCGATCTTCTGGTTCTTCTTCCCCTGGGGCCTCGCGTAG
- a CDS encoding alpha/beta fold hydrolase: MDAHRADVVQDIRFARSADGVGIAYAVHGSGPPLLIDACWLSHLQFDWESPVWRHYLVELGKIATVIRYDERGHGLSDRNVTDHSLPARVADLEAVVEDAGLDRFALLAMAQGGPVAIEYAARHPERLTRLVFYGSYSGAQAAATPEELELLAAFEALIKVGWARPTSEFRRVFSSMMIPGGTEEQMRWLDDLQQRACDTETAVISRTQRQVEDSTWRLGELDLPTLVIHSRGDQMNEFHHARHLAAGIRGARLVGLDSNNHIVLADEPAWPAFVREIAEFIEPDRQIPIEAADDDVAALISPRELDILRLAATGYDNDAIAAELFLSVRTVERHLQNLYAKLGLSGRTARTAAVARLLSSAPSA; the protein is encoded by the coding sequence GTGGACGCGCACCGGGCGGACGTCGTGCAAGACATCCGTTTCGCGCGCTCTGCAGACGGCGTCGGCATCGCCTACGCGGTCCACGGATCGGGCCCGCCGCTGCTGATCGACGCGTGCTGGCTGAGCCACCTGCAGTTCGACTGGGAGAGCCCCGTCTGGCGCCACTACCTCGTCGAGCTGGGCAAGATCGCGACCGTCATCCGCTACGACGAGCGCGGGCACGGCCTGTCCGACCGCAATGTCACCGACCACAGCCTTCCGGCGCGCGTGGCCGATCTCGAGGCGGTCGTGGAGGATGCCGGTCTCGACCGGTTCGCCCTCCTGGCCATGGCCCAGGGCGGCCCGGTCGCGATCGAGTACGCGGCGCGTCATCCGGAGCGTCTCACCCGGCTCGTCTTCTACGGCAGCTACTCGGGCGCGCAGGCGGCGGCGACGCCCGAGGAGCTCGAACTGCTCGCGGCGTTCGAGGCGCTGATCAAAGTGGGCTGGGCGAGACCGACGTCGGAGTTTCGTCGCGTGTTCAGCAGCATGATGATCCCCGGCGGCACCGAAGAGCAGATGCGCTGGCTCGACGACCTGCAGCAGCGCGCATGCGACACCGAGACCGCCGTCATCTCGCGCACGCAGCGCCAGGTCGAGGACTCGACCTGGCGCTTGGGGGAACTGGACCTTCCGACCCTCGTCATCCACAGCCGTGGCGATCAGATGAACGAGTTCCACCACGCCCGGCACCTGGCAGCCGGCATCCGCGGGGCGCGCCTCGTGGGTCTCGACAGCAACAACCACATCGTGCTCGCCGATGAGCCCGCCTGGCCGGCGTTCGTCAGAGAGATCGCCGAATTCATCGAGCCCGACAGGCAGATCCCGATCGAGGCTGCCGACGACGACGTCGCCGCCCTCATCTCGCCGCGGGAACTCGACATCCTGCGGCTCGCCGCGACCGGCTACGACAACGACGCCATCGCCGCCGAGCTCTTCCTCTCGGTGCGCACGGTCGAGCGCCATCTGCAGAACTTGTACGCCAAGCTCGGGCTGAGCGGGCGGACCGCTCGCACCGCCGCCGTCGCGCGACTGCTGTCCAGCGCACCGAGCGCGTAG
- a CDS encoding pirin family protein, with protein MTRLDTDGAVTTDVKTDCIGPQALLLEAREVPLGGVRAMSVRRALPQRDLPMVGAWCFLDRFGPQVTTMRVEPHPHVGLQTVTWPFEGRVRHRDSIGSDVEVRRGALNLMTSGAGIAHSEYSVGEDAVPLDALQLWVALPEDRRHGGPTFEQHASLPEVRLDAEVGEPADAVVVLGEFAGATSPATVYTPIAGVEVRVPAGSTVRLPLREDWEYAIVGVDGDLAVAASVDVPVDSDGAEPSDAPDDRPDAIEVGADRLLYLGQGRDGVEVASTAGATLFVLGGEPFEDDIVMWWNFVGRSHDEIVAAREDWEARSPRFGTVDGHDDVRIPAPPMPAVRLTRRTRRF; from the coding sequence ATGACCCGACTCGACACCGACGGCGCGGTCACCACCGACGTGAAGACCGACTGCATCGGCCCCCAGGCGCTGCTGCTCGAGGCGCGCGAGGTGCCGCTCGGCGGGGTCCGCGCCATGTCGGTGCGGCGAGCGCTCCCCCAGCGCGACCTGCCGATGGTGGGCGCGTGGTGCTTCCTCGATCGGTTCGGCCCGCAGGTGACGACGATGCGGGTCGAGCCGCATCCGCACGTCGGGCTGCAGACCGTCACCTGGCCGTTCGAGGGTCGCGTGCGCCATCGCGACTCGATCGGCAGCGACGTCGAGGTGCGCCGCGGCGCCCTGAACCTCATGACGAGCGGCGCCGGCATCGCCCATTCGGAGTATTCCGTGGGCGAGGATGCTGTGCCCCTCGACGCCCTGCAGCTGTGGGTCGCGCTGCCCGAAGACCGCCGGCACGGTGGCCCGACGTTCGAGCAGCACGCGTCGCTCCCCGAGGTGCGACTCGACGCCGAGGTCGGCGAGCCCGCCGATGCGGTGGTCGTGCTGGGCGAGTTCGCCGGTGCCACCTCGCCCGCGACCGTGTACACGCCGATCGCCGGTGTCGAGGTGCGCGTGCCTGCGGGCTCGACCGTGCGCCTGCCGCTGCGCGAGGACTGGGAGTACGCGATCGTCGGCGTCGACGGCGACCTCGCGGTCGCGGCATCCGTCGACGTGCCGGTCGATTCCGACGGTGCTGAGCCGTCCGACGCGCCGGACGATCGACCCGACGCGATCGAGGTCGGTGCCGACCGCCTGCTGTACCTCGGCCAAGGACGCGACGGCGTCGAGGTCGCGAGCACCGCCGGAGCGACCCTGTTCGTGCTCGGCGGCGAGCCGTTCGAAGACGACATCGTGATGTGGTGGAACTTCGTCGGCCGCTCGCACGACGAGATCGTCGCGGCGCGCGAGGACTGGGAGGCGCGCTCACCACGGTTCGGCACCGTCGACGGGCACGACGACGTGCGCATCCCGGCGCCGCCGATGCCCGCGGTGCGCCTCACCCGCCGCACGCGCCGCTTCTGA
- a CDS encoding MBL fold metallo-hydrolase yields MLTRIADGVLVHESEFIQSNTTVVVGAAGVLLIDPGITRDEMAHLAGDLRQIGLRVVAGFSTHPDWDHVLWHTDFGAAPRYGTAACAASIREVLTHPDWVAEVAEGLPPEHADEIPMELLGEITALPTGTTEVPWDGPTVRIIEHRAHAPGHAALLIEESRVLVAGDMLSDTLMPFLDLQAEHPIADYLAALRLFDDVAGEADAVIPGHGSVGDAAQLRTRIDQDRAYVEAVRDGVPVDDDRVGQNAPLEWLVDVHDWQVQRLAGRD; encoded by the coding sequence ATGCTGACACGGATCGCCGATGGCGTGCTCGTTCACGAGAGCGAGTTCATCCAGAGCAACACGACCGTCGTGGTGGGTGCGGCCGGGGTGCTGCTCATCGATCCCGGCATCACGCGCGACGAGATGGCGCACCTCGCAGGCGACCTCCGGCAGATCGGGCTGCGCGTCGTGGCCGGGTTCTCGACGCATCCGGACTGGGATCACGTGCTGTGGCACACCGACTTCGGGGCCGCTCCGCGCTACGGCACCGCCGCGTGCGCGGCATCCATCCGCGAGGTGCTCACCCACCCCGACTGGGTCGCCGAAGTGGCCGAAGGGCTTCCTCCGGAGCACGCCGACGAGATCCCGATGGAGCTGCTGGGGGAGATCACCGCGCTGCCGACGGGCACGACGGAGGTGCCGTGGGACGGACCGACGGTGCGGATCATCGAGCACCGCGCCCACGCCCCCGGCCACGCGGCGCTGCTCATCGAGGAGAGTCGGGTGCTCGTGGCGGGCGACATGCTGTCGGACACGCTGATGCCCTTCCTCGACCTGCAGGCGGAGCATCCGATCGCCGACTACCTCGCCGCCCTGCGGCTGTTCGACGACGTCGCCGGCGAAGCGGACGCCGTCATCCCCGGCCACGGATCGGTCGGCGACGCGGCGCAGCTGCGCACCCGCATCGACCAGGACCGCGCGTATGTCGAGGCCGTCCGCGACGGGGTGCCCGTCGATGACGACCGAGTCGGTCAGAACGCGCCGCTGGAGTGGCTCGTCGACGTGCACGACTGGCAGGTGCAGCGCCTCGCCGGGCGTGATTAG
- a CDS encoding siderophore-interacting protein, with protein MALASRLVKPETQELLHLTVLRTQRLSKHWMRVTLGGGEIERFRPLGYDQWFRLFLPLGGDEGLDRLPAKANKMFGYLKYLRIPDGMRPVMRNYTVRAYRAATADAGAEIDVDFVLHGSAADGTAGPASRWAEACTVGESVVIIDEGLAFNPARGTDRVVLVTDETGLPAVAGICASLPATATGIAIIEVPSDEDALAFEHPTGVEVRFITRDHDAKPGTLALRALQEATLPETPHAFIAGEQALPTDARRHLVGDRGLAKDAVSFCGYWRVGAASPTPKSQVAPAGAHA; from the coding sequence ATGGCTCTCGCGAGTCGACTGGTGAAGCCCGAGACGCAGGAACTCCTGCATCTGACGGTGCTGCGAACGCAACGGCTGTCGAAGCACTGGATGCGTGTGACGCTCGGCGGAGGCGAGATCGAGCGGTTCCGCCCGCTCGGCTACGACCAGTGGTTCCGGCTGTTCCTGCCGCTCGGCGGCGACGAGGGGCTCGACCGGCTGCCGGCGAAGGCCAACAAGATGTTCGGGTACCTCAAGTACCTGCGCATCCCCGACGGGATGCGGCCGGTGATGCGCAACTACACCGTGCGTGCGTACCGTGCGGCGACCGCCGACGCCGGGGCCGAGATCGACGTCGACTTCGTGCTGCACGGCTCGGCGGCCGACGGCACCGCGGGTCCGGCGTCACGCTGGGCCGAGGCGTGCACGGTCGGCGAGAGCGTGGTCATCATCGACGAGGGTCTGGCCTTCAACCCGGCCCGCGGCACAGATCGGGTCGTGCTCGTCACCGACGAGACCGGGCTGCCGGCCGTCGCAGGCATCTGCGCATCGCTCCCTGCGACCGCGACGGGCATCGCGATCATCGAGGTGCCGTCCGACGAGGATGCCCTCGCCTTCGAGCACCCCACCGGTGTCGAGGTGCGCTTCATCACGCGCGACCACGACGCCAAGCCGGGCACGCTCGCCCTGCGGGCGCTGCAGGAGGCGACCCTCCCCGAAACCCCGCACGCCTTCATCGCCGGCGAGCAAGCCCTCCCGACCGACGCCCGCCGGCACCTCGTCGGCGACCGCGGCCTCGCCAAAGACGCCGTGAGCTTCTGCGGCTACTGGCGGGTCGGCGCGGCATCCCCCACTCCCAAGTCCCAGGTCGCACCCGCAGGAGCACACGCATGA
- a CDS encoding ECF transporter S component — protein sequence MARSSRLSTSVLLTCAAIGVATGVVQIAAGAVSGVVSATVPLLYGLVLGTHVLPGVIGQAVLRAPWVALITHVIAALVASAVAPVWIGRYIGTALLIGGLQEGIAALSRYRRWDAWRFYLSAVIVGAVIAAAIWFAADVSRFPVWGQIVYVSLFIVGPVLWTAAGLGVGSALRRAGVARSPRA from the coding sequence GTGGCCCGATCATCCCGACTCTCGACGAGCGTTCTGCTCACGTGCGCGGCGATCGGGGTTGCGACGGGGGTTGTGCAGATCGCGGCGGGCGCCGTGAGCGGCGTCGTCTCGGCGACCGTGCCCCTGCTCTACGGACTCGTCCTCGGCACGCACGTGCTTCCCGGGGTGATCGGCCAGGCGGTGCTGCGCGCACCGTGGGTCGCGCTCATCACGCACGTGATCGCCGCTCTGGTCGCGAGCGCGGTCGCCCCCGTGTGGATCGGCCGGTACATCGGCACGGCCCTGCTGATCGGTGGCCTGCAGGAAGGGATCGCCGCGCTGTCGCGCTATCGGCGATGGGATGCCTGGCGGTTCTACCTCTCGGCCGTGATCGTGGGAGCCGTGATCGCCGCGGCGATCTGGTTCGCCGCCGACGTCTCGCGGTTCCCGGTGTGGGGTCAGATCGTCTACGTCTCGCTCTTCATCGTGGGTCCCGTGCTGTGGACGGCGGCCGGCCTGGGCGTGGGTTCGGCGCTGCGCCGCGCCGGAGTGGCACGGTCGCCGCGAGCCTGA
- a CDS encoding GNAT family N-acetyltransferase: MTDTDDQPTVSRNDEDHRYEVHLGDVLAGFTQFRADARGRLLFPHTEVDPAFRGRGLAQIVVAEAMADAARRGETVVPHCPVVSKYLETHDVPGLSVEWPHKPHPE, translated from the coding sequence ATGACCGACACCGACGACCAGCCCACTGTCTCGCGCAACGACGAAGACCACCGCTACGAGGTGCACCTCGGCGACGTGCTCGCGGGGTTCACGCAGTTCCGCGCCGACGCGCGCGGACGCCTCCTCTTCCCCCACACCGAGGTCGACCCGGCCTTCCGTGGCCGCGGACTCGCGCAGATCGTCGTGGCCGAGGCGATGGCCGACGCCGCCCGGCGCGGCGAGACCGTCGTGCCGCACTGCCCGGTGGTCTCGAAGTACCTCGAGACCCACGACGTTCCCGGGCTCTCGGTCGAGTGGCCCCACAAGCCGCACCCCGAATGA
- a CDS encoding GNAT family N-acetyltransferase produces MGRVRLRDVVTEADRRSVAHLRRGPGQEKYLNSMEDIFEEAVEDARAMPRMWAVHDDDSGKLVGFTMISDNIPQPMDDDLVGPYFLWKLLIDEGSQRRGYGTATLDAVIAYVRTRPNAEVLFTSCSDGPGSPRGFYLGYGFTDTGRVMWGENVLAYDLTAQHPSSD; encoded by the coding sequence ATGGGGCGGGTGCGACTGCGCGACGTGGTGACCGAGGCCGATCGAAGGTCGGTGGCGCACCTGCGCCGAGGCCCCGGTCAGGAGAAGTACCTCAACTCGATGGAGGACATCTTCGAGGAGGCCGTCGAAGACGCACGGGCGATGCCGCGCATGTGGGCGGTGCACGACGACGACAGCGGCAAGCTCGTCGGCTTCACGATGATCAGCGACAACATCCCCCAGCCGATGGACGACGACCTCGTCGGCCCCTACTTCCTCTGGAAGCTGCTCATCGACGAGGGCTCGCAGCGCCGCGGGTACGGCACGGCCACCCTCGACGCCGTGATCGCCTACGTGCGCACCCGCCCGAACGCCGAGGTGCTCTTCACCAGCTGTTCCGACGGGCCCGGCTCGCCGCGCGGGTTCTACCTCGGGTACGGGTTCACCGACACCGGCCGAGTCATGTGGGGCGAGAACGTGCTGGCGTACGACCTGACGGCGCAGCATCCGTCGTCCGACTGA
- a CDS encoding ECF transporter S component produces the protein MSRVTTAYLLTCAAIGVAGGVLLWGATALSTVLFAAVPFISVALAGLWLLPAVVALRLLERPAAGLLVGLISGLVVFPYLFTNLWWAFFAELPFLLAIYRSWRTWQYYAGAVFVGILYPILAAVSFDLWTMPLGTQIGFFALTVVSCVGGTAIGIFVGDRLRAAGVAKLARRRGLAGRGLGAGSGPAGQH, from the coding sequence ATGAGCCGCGTCACCACCGCCTATCTCCTCACCTGCGCCGCGATCGGCGTGGCGGGCGGCGTGCTCCTGTGGGGTGCGACGGCCCTCTCGACGGTGCTGTTCGCCGCGGTGCCGTTCATCTCGGTCGCGCTCGCCGGCCTGTGGCTGCTTCCTGCGGTCGTCGCGCTGCGGCTGCTCGAGCGCCCGGCAGCGGGTCTGCTCGTGGGCCTCATCTCGGGTCTCGTCGTCTTCCCGTACCTGTTCACGAACCTGTGGTGGGCGTTCTTCGCCGAGCTGCCCTTCCTCCTCGCGATCTATCGCTCGTGGCGCACGTGGCAGTACTACGCCGGAGCGGTGTTCGTCGGCATCCTGTACCCGATCCTCGCCGCCGTCTCGTTCGACCTGTGGACGATGCCGCTGGGCACCCAGATCGGCTTCTTCGCGCTCACCGTGGTGAGCTGCGTGGGCGGCACCGCGATCGGCATCTTCGTCGGCGACCGGCTGCGTGCAGCGGGTGTCGCCAAGCTCGCGCGGCGGCGCGGTCTCGCCGGGCGCGGACTCGGCGCGGGCAGCGGTCCGGCGGGCCAGCACTGA
- a CDS encoding VOC family protein, producing MLIVGSVVIRVVDLAAQIDFWSRALAYVVREPIDVDFALLHPPDGPGPSVSLDAQPSERVLPPRIHLDLYADDQAAEVARLTRLGAREVHWDKRPVDADYVIMEDPEGNRFCVIDAADWSGWAEHRRG from the coding sequence GTGCTGATCGTCGGATCCGTCGTCATCCGCGTGGTCGATCTGGCTGCTCAGATCGACTTCTGGTCGCGGGCGCTCGCCTACGTGGTGCGCGAGCCGATCGACGTGGACTTCGCGCTGCTGCATCCGCCCGACGGCCCCGGTCCGAGCGTCTCGCTCGACGCCCAGCCCTCGGAGCGCGTGCTGCCCCCGCGCATCCACCTCGATCTGTACGCCGACGATCAGGCGGCCGAGGTCGCACGCCTCACCCGGCTCGGCGCTCGCGAGGTGCACTGGGACAAGCGTCCCGTCGACGCCGACTACGTGATCATGGAAGACCCCGAGGGCAACCGCTTCTGCGTGATCGACGCGGCGGACTGGTCGGGCTGGGCCGAACACCGGAGAGGGTGA